GCCTTTGGTGAAGGCCCTAATGAATTCTCATTAGAGGCAAGCTTGACAGGATCCTCTATACCATACTCCCTTTTGAGTTCCTCCAGGGGCTTACCTGGTGGATAAGGGACTAGACTTGCGAGATATTCCGGGACTTCAAAAAACAAACTTTTTGATTTATCAGGCATATAATGATCCTTAGTGTGAACCTGTACATTCCTAATAACCGTTCACGGGTTCAAGGTTCACCGTTCAGGGTTACTTTTCAAAACTCACGAATCAACAGTTCAAATTTTCGGTGAACCCTGAACCCTAACCCCTGAATCTTGAACCCCTGAACGGTTACCCAAACCCTGACCGGTCTCAGCGGTTTCCGAATACAGTTTATGCTCCTCCAGCCCGAGTTCCGGATTGACTTCCACCCTGATTTCAATACCAAAATTCTTTTCTATGTTGCAGAGTTCTGAACGCTTGCGGTTAAGCAAATATGAGACAACCCGGGGCGACGCCTCCAGCACGAGCCGCCCCTGATTCTTTTCACGACCATCTGCCAGATATGCACTGATTTTTCTCAAATCCGCCAGCGCAATGGCCTCCACAGACCTCACCACCCCTCTTCCATGACAATAGGGACAGGAGCAATAACTGCCCAGTTGGACAGGAGAGCGTATCTTCTGGCGCACCAGTTCAAGCACACCAAACCGTGAAATCCTGGCAATTTCCGTCCTGGCACGATCTCTTTTGAGGCATTTCCTCATGTGCCTTTCCACCTGCTGCCTGTTAGTCCTGTTACGCATATCGATAAAATCCACAATTATTATTCCCCCGAGGTCCCTGAGGCGCAGTTGCCTGGCTATCTCCTCCGCAGCCTCCAAATTGGTCTTCAGCGCCGTTTCCTCTATACCCCTTTCTCTTATACTTTTCCCGGAATTTACATCTATAGACACCAGCGCCTCGGTCGGTTCTATGACAATATATCCTCCGGAACGCAGGCTGACCGTGGATTGATATACCTGATCTATCTTGGCCTCAAGGTCGAAGTGTGAAAAAATGGGGACATCTCCCTGATATAGACGTACAGTTGCTACCTGCCGGGGGGCGATGATGCGAAGAAAGGCCTTTATGTTATCATAGACCTCTTGCCGGTCTACCAGGATCTCCCGCACATCGCTTGTGAGATAATCCCTCAGAAACCGTGTTACCAGATCCCGGTCTCTATAAATCAGGGCCGGGACCTGGGCGGACTGCGCCTTTTTCCTCAAGTTGCTCCAGAGCCGCACCAGGTATCTGAGATCCTTCCGTATTTCAACCTTTGGAACTCCCTCAGCCACTGTCCGGGCGATAAGTCCCACACCTTCCGGCAACTTGCATGACCTCAATATCTGCTTAAGCCTCTGGCGTTCCTCTTCATCCTCTATCTTCCTGGATACACCTACTTGAGCGGTACCCGGCATCAGTACCAGATACCTTGCCGGGATCGACAGATAAGTTGTCACAGCAGATCCCTTTAAATGAGTCTCTTCCTTGACTATCTGTACGAGAATATCCTGGTCCTTTTTCAAGAACTCATGGATACGTTTTCTGTCTTCTGAATATCCATAATATTCAGGGTGTATATCATCCAGGGGCAGATAGGCATTTCTGGAAAGGCCGATATCAACAAAGGCCGCCCGAAGGCTGGGCTCTATCCTTACTATTCGACCTTTATAGAGGTTGCCTCTTGTCTGCGTATGAGAGAAAGTCTCGATATCAAAGGCCTCGAGACGTCCATTCTCCAGAAGAGCAATCCGGCATTCCTCCGGCGCCTCCATGTTGATTATAATCCGGCAATTTCCGTCCAGCCTTGATCTTTCATCTGTTTTCATATCAATTTCTATACACTTCTAAACGCTGATCCTGTCAAAGGTACCGGACCGGAACAATATTTCATAATAAATTAGCCGCCTGCAGCAGAAGCCCTTTAAAATAATGGAAAATCCTTAAGTTATCAAATTACTTTTTGAGCAAAGCCCCTGTCAAGCATGACATTCATATTTCTTAAGAGAGCATGGGCCGACTGAATATCTTGTCATGAAATGGAAATTCATATACGTTTCAACTAAATTTTACCAGGTCCAAATATGTCAGAGAAAAACAAAATACGACTGGCGCTCCTGTGTGGAGGCCACTCTGCTGAAAGAGAGATATCCATTGCAGGGGCACGAGAGGTAGAAAGGGCGCTCGATCCGGGCCGTTACCACATCATGCGCTATGATCCGGCCACAGACCTTGACCGACTTATCAGAGACAGATCGCACCTGGATGTCGCTTTCATCCTTCTCCACGGCCGGTACGGAGAAGACGGCACTATACAGGGTCTTTTGGAACTCATCGGCTTACCTTATCAAGGCTCCGGGGTCCTGGGCAGCGCTTTGGCCATGGACAAACACCTTGCCAAAGTAATCTATCAGGAGGCTGAGATACCCACTGCTCCATGGATTCACCTCCATCGCAGCAACAAGGTGAACACAAAAGAAATCGTAAGCCGCCTGGGGCTTCCGCTCATGGTCAAACCCTGCACCCAAGGATCAAGCGTGGGAATAATCAGGGTAGCGGGTGAAGACAAACTTGGTCCTGCCATAAAAGAAGCATTTCGATGGGATGACAGGATACTGGCTGAATCCTTCATAAAGGGCCGGGAGATTACAGGAGGAATTCTGGGCCTGGATGATCTTTTACCACTCCCTGTGGTTGAAATCATTCCCGGTTCCGGTCATTCCTTCTTTGACTATGATGCCAAGTACTTACCCGGAGCCACCAAGGAGATCTGCCCGGCAGACATACCGGGTCAGGTATCAGAAAAAGCCCAGGCCCTGGCCGTTGCCGCCCACAGAGCCTTGCAGCTCCGGGCTTACAGCCGTACGGATATGATCCTCGCAGATACCGGTAAAATATTCGTTCTGGAGACCAACACAATTCCGGGGATGACCCAGACAAGCCTGTTCCCCCGGGCCGCAGAGGCTGCCGGGATCCCTTTTAGCAGACTGCTTGATCAACTCATTGATATGGCATTATCCGGAACCGTTTAATGCCGCCGGACGAATAAAACAGAAAAAACTGCTCCCGAATACTAAACAAAACAGCCGGATAGATCGATAAAGATAAAAGTATGCGAGGTCAATCATAAATATAAGAGTGCGACTATCCTGACATATGCCTTTTGAAAAGTAAATATTCGGTGAACCCTTTATATCCTGCCTTGAAGCGGTTACCTTTTTCCGGGTTTCAAAGCTCACTCATTGCAGACCGAAAGAGGCAGTGCAATTTGGCCCGCGATCGAAACCCTGCAAAAGNNNNNNNNNNNNNNNNNNNNNNNNNNNNNNNNNNNNNNNNNNNNNNNNNNNNNNNNNNNNNNNNNNNNNNNNNNNNNNNNNNNNNNNNNNNNNNNNNNNNNNNNNNNNNNNNNNNNNNNNNNNNNNNNNNNNNNNNNNN
Above is a genomic segment from Deltaproteobacteria bacterium containing:
- a CDS encoding ribonuclease encodes the protein MKTDERSRLDGNCRIIINMEAPEECRIALLENGRLEAFDIETFSHTQTRGNLYKGRIVRIEPSLRAAFVDIGLSRNAYLPLDDIHPEYYGYSEDRKRIHEFLKKDQDILVQIVKEETHLKGSAVTTYLSIPARYLVLMPGTAQVGVSRKIEDEEERQRLKQILRSCKLPEGVGLIARTVAEGVPKVEIRKDLRYLVRLWSNLRKKAQSAQVPALIYRDRDLVTRFLRDYLTSDVREILVDRQEVYDNIKAFLRIIAPRQVATVRLYQGDVPIFSHFDLEAKIDQVYQSTVSLRSGGYIVIEPTEALVSIDVNSGKSIRERGIEETALKTNLEAAEEIARQLRLRDLGGIIIVDFIDMRNRTNRQQVERHMRKCLKRDRARTEIARISRFGVLELVRQKIRSPVQLGSYCSCPYCHGRGVVRSVEAIALADLRKISAYLADGREKNQGRLVLEASPRVVSYLLNRKRSELCNIEKNFGIEIRVEVNPELGLEEHKLYSETAETGQGLGNRSGVQDSGVRVQGSPKI
- a CDS encoding D-alanine--D-alanine ligase — encoded protein: MSEKNKIRLALLCGGHSAEREISIAGAREVERALDPGRYHIMRYDPATDLDRLIRDRSHLDVAFILLHGRYGEDGTIQGLLELIGLPYQGSGVLGSALAMDKHLAKVIYQEAEIPTAPWIHLHRSNKVNTKEIVSRLGLPLMVKPCTQGSSVGIIRVAGEDKLGPAIKEAFRWDDRILAESFIKGREITGGILGLDDLLPLPVVEIIPGSGHSFFDYDAKYLPGATKEICPADIPGQVSEKAQALAVAAHRALQLRAYSRTDMILADTGKIFVLETNTIPGMTQTSLFPRAAEAAGIPFSRLLDQLIDMALSGTV